The following coding sequences lie in one Osmerus mordax isolate fOsmMor3 chromosome 13, fOsmMor3.pri, whole genome shotgun sequence genomic window:
- the LOC136954954 gene encoding cortexin domain-containing 1 protein-like, with protein MEAETTPDPAFVDVDQGLTLGCIAFLCLLLVAMIIRCAKVIMDPYSAIPTSTWEEQHLDD; from the coding sequence ATGGAGGCAGAGACCACTCCGGACCCGGCCTTCGTGGACGTGGACCAGGGTCTGACTCTGGGTTGCATCGCCTTCCTCTGTCTGCTCCTGGTGGCCATGATCATACGCTGTGCCAAGGTCATCATGGACCCCTACAGTgccatccccacctccacctgggAGGAGCAGCATCTggatgactga